A genomic stretch from Lagenorhynchus albirostris chromosome 12, mLagAlb1.1, whole genome shotgun sequence includes:
- the LOC132530345 gene encoding moesin has protein sequence MPKTINVRVTTMDAELEFAIQPNTTGKQLFDQVVKTIGLREVWFFGLQYQDTKGFSTWLKLNKKVTAQDVRKESPLLFKFRAKFYPEDVSEELIQDITQRLFFLQVKEGILNDDIYCPPETAVLLASYAVQSKYGDFNKEVHKSGYLAGDKLLPQRVLEQHKLNKDQWEERIQVWHEEHRGMLREDAVLEYLKIAQDLEMYGVNYFSIKNKKGSELWLGVDALGLNIYEQNDRLTPKIGFPWSEIRNISFNDKKFVIKPIDKKAPDFVFYAPRLRINKRILALCMGNHELYMRRRKPDTIEVQQMKAQAREEKHQKQMERALLENEKKKREMAEKEKEMIEREMEELMERLKQIEEQTKKAQQELEEQTRRALELEQERKRAQSEAEKLAKERQEAEEAKEALLQASRDQKKTQEQLALEMAELTSRISQLEMARQKKESEAVEWQQKAQMVQEDLEKTRAELKTAMSTPHVAEPAENEQDEQDENGAEASAELRADAMAKDRSEEERTTEAEKNERVQKHLKALTSELANARDESKKTANDMIHAENMRLGRDKYKTLRQIRQGNTKQRIDEFESM, from the coding sequence ATGCCCAAGACGATCAATGTGCGTGTGACCACCATGGACGCAGAGCTGGAATTTGCCATTCAGCCCAACACCACTGGCAAGCAGCTGTTTGACCAGGTGGTGAAAACTATCGGCCTGAGGGAAGTTTGGTTTTTTGGTCTGCAGTACCAGGACACTAAGGGTTTCTCTACTTGGCTAAAACTCAATAAGAAGGTGACTGCCCAGGATGTGCGGAAGGAAAGCCCCCTGCTTTTCAAGTTCCGGGCTAAGTTCTACCCTGAGGATGTATCCGAGGAATTGATCCAGGACATCACACAGCGACTATTCTTCCTGCAAGTGAAGGAGGGCATTCTCAATGATGATATTTACTGCCCACCTGAGACTGCTGTGTTGCTGGCCTCCTATGCTGTCCAGTCCAAGTATGGTGACTTCAATAAGGAAGTCCACAAGTCTGGCTACTTGGCTGGGGACAAGTTGCTGCCACAGAGGGTCCTGGAACAGCACAAACTTAACAAGGACCAGTGGGAGGAACGTATCCAGGTGTGGCATGAGGAGCACCGGGGCATGCTCAGGGAGGATGCTGTCCTGGAGTATCTGAAGATTGCCCAGGATCTGGAGATGTATGGTGTGAACTACTTCAGCATCAAGAACAAGAAAGGCTCAGAGCTGTGGCTGGGAGTAGATGCCCTGGGTCTCAACATCTATGAGCAGAATGACAGACTGACTCCTAAGATAGGCTTCCCCTGGAGTGAAATCAGGAACATCTCTTTTAATGACAAGAAATTTGTCATCAAGCCCATTGACAAAAAAGCCCCGGACTTCGTCTTCTATGCTCCTCGGCTGCGGATTAACAAGCGGATCTTGGCTCTGTGTATGGGGAACCATGAGCTATACATGCGCCGCCGCAAGCCCGACACAATCGAGGTGCAGCAGATGAAGGCACAGGCCCGGGAGGAGAAGCACCAGAAACAGATGGAGCGTGCTCTGCTggaaaatgagaagaagaaaCGTGAGATggcagaaaaggagaaggagatgATTGAACGGGAAATGGAGGAACTGATGGAGAGGCTGAAGCAGATCGAGGAACAGACTAAGAAGGCTCAACAAGAACTGGAAGAACAGACCCGCAGGGCTCTGGAACTTGAACAGGAGCGGAAGCGTGCCCAGAGCGAGGCTGAGAAACTGGCCAAAGAGCGTCAAGAAGCTGAAGAGGCCAAGGAGGCCCTGTTGCAGGCCTCCCGGGACCAGAAGAAGACCCAGGAACAACTGGCCTTGGAAATGGCAGAGCTGACATCTCGGATCTCCCAGCTGGAGATGGCCCGACAGAAAAAGGAGAGTGAGGCTGTGGAATGGCAGCAGAAGGCTCAGATGGTACAAGAAGACTTGGAGAAGACCCGTGCAGAGCTGAAGACTGCCATGAGCACGCCTCATGTGGCAGAGCCTGCCGAGAATGAGCAGGATGAGCAGGATGAGAACGGTGCAGAGGCCAGCGCTGAACTGCGGGCTGATGCCATGGCCAAGGATCGCAGCGAGGAGGAACGTACCACTGAGGCAGAGAAGAATGAGCGTGTGCAGAAGCACCTGAAGGCCCTCACTTCAGAGCTGGCCAATGCCCGTGATGAGTCCAAGAAGACTGCTAATGACATGATCCATGCTGAGAACATGCGACTGGGTCGAGACAAGTACAAGACCCTGCGCCAAATCCGGCAGGGCAATACTAAGCAGCGCATTGATGAGTTTGAGTCCATGTAA